A single Thermoleophilia bacterium DNA region contains:
- the alr gene encoding alanine racemase, translated as MYQRAEARIDLGALRHNVTALRTRIADDVELCPVLKADGYGHDSALAAVAVTEAGADRIAIATVREAIRIREVTPEIPLLILGAMTPTEVDLAVSVGIEVSAWDPDFIAALGARASGAGSTIGVHVKYDTGMGRLGSADPGQVVEMARTVDSHPNLRLAAVWTHFATADERDRSFEIIQRDRMAEVGGRIRAEFPRVKIHAANSAALISDPKSHFDMVRPGVAIYGMDPFGADPAGHGLQPVLSLHSWVASIKQFDLGMSAGYGRTWIAKEPTRLATVPVGYGDGVRRGLSNRGQVLIGGVARPICGTISMDNLAADIGLDDEVRVGDEVTLIGTQGPARITAEQWAEKLDTINYEVTCGISPRVPRIGVEEQG; from the coding sequence ATGTACCAGCGGGCCGAGGCCCGGATCGATCTCGGCGCTCTCCGCCACAACGTGACGGCGCTGCGAACGCGCATCGCCGACGACGTCGAACTCTGCCCGGTTCTGAAAGCCGATGGCTACGGCCACGATTCGGCCCTCGCCGCCGTTGCCGTGACCGAAGCCGGGGCCGACCGCATCGCGATCGCCACCGTGCGTGAAGCGATCCGGATCCGTGAGGTCACGCCGGAGATCCCGCTGCTGATCCTCGGGGCGATGACTCCGACCGAGGTCGACCTCGCCGTTTCGGTCGGCATCGAAGTCTCGGCCTGGGACCCGGATTTCATCGCCGCGCTCGGAGCTCGGGCTTCAGGTGCCGGAAGCACCATCGGGGTGCACGTCAAGTACGACACCGGCATGGGCCGGCTCGGCTCGGCCGACCCCGGCCAGGTTGTCGAGATGGCGCGCACGGTCGATTCCCATCCGAACCTCCGGTTGGCGGCGGTCTGGACCCATTTCGCCACGGCCGACGAGCGGGACCGCTCGTTCGAGATCATCCAGCGGGACCGGATGGCCGAGGTGGGTGGCCGGATCCGGGCCGAGTTCCCGCGGGTGAAGATCCACGCGGCGAACAGCGCCGCCTTGATCAGCGATCCCAAATCGCACTTCGACATGGTCCGTCCGGGCGTCGCGATCTATGGCATGGATCCGTTCGGGGCGGATCCGGCCGGGCACGGCCTCCAGCCGGTGCTTTCGCTTCATTCCTGGGTCGCTTCGATCAAGCAGTTTGACCTTGGCATGAGCGCCGGTTACGGCCGGACCTGGATCGCGAAAGAGCCGACCCGGCTCGCGACGGTCCCGGTCGGTTACGGCGACGGGGTGCGGCGCGGACTTTCGAACCGGGGGCAGGTCCTGATCGGCGGGGTGGCCCGGCCGATCTGCGGCACGATTTCGATGGACAACCTGGCGGCCGACATCGGCCTTGACGACGAAGTCCGGGTTGGTGACGAAGTGACCCTGATCGGCACCCAGGGTCCGGCCCGGATCACCGCTGAACAGTGGGCCGAAAAGCTCGACACGATCAACTACGAAGTGACCTGCGGCATCTCGCCCAGGGTTCCCCGTATCGGGGTCGAGGAGCAGGGTTGA
- a CDS encoding HD domain-containing protein, whose product MNFEDEARATMAVELVQRVKAALEGEDAWVVGGAVRDAVLGRDVDDLDLAVDGSPEAVTRRVASALGGFAFELSSEFPTWRARDRDGSWQVDFASLRGGSIESDLGFRDFTVGAVAVDLATGEGLDPFGGLADLEAGIVRAVGPESFTADPLRLMRAARLVAQFGWQIDPDTVELGLATAARAGEPAGERTLAELCQLIAAADPPAGLGAMDQLGLFEPVLPEIEALKGVVQGPNHHLDVYGHTIEVLEGVLRIESDLETFVGDSAAGVRELLDEDLADGVSRSTGLRLAALFHDCAKPQTRTDENGFVSFRGHDSQGAEAIKGIFSRLKSSNRLSEYVAALARHHLILGFMVPQRPLDRHQVYRYLIHTDPVSIDVTLLTVADRLAARGTSSIANDKMVAGHLELASEMVADALEWRRTGPPAQFMRGDQLAKELGIDPGPDLGRLIDALAEARYAGEVDSASEAVEFARRFLG is encoded by the coding sequence TTGAACTTCGAGGACGAAGCCCGCGCAACGATGGCGGTCGAGCTGGTGCAGCGGGTGAAGGCGGCACTTGAAGGCGAGGACGCGTGGGTGGTCGGTGGGGCCGTGCGGGATGCGGTCCTCGGCCGGGACGTGGACGACCTGGATCTCGCGGTCGACGGGTCTCCGGAGGCGGTGACCCGGCGCGTGGCCTCGGCGCTCGGCGGCTTCGCTTTCGAGTTGTCCTCTGAATTCCCGACTTGGCGGGCGCGCGACCGCGACGGCAGCTGGCAGGTCGATTTCGCGTCGCTTCGGGGTGGCAGCATCGAATCCGACCTCGGATTCCGGGACTTCACGGTCGGCGCGGTCGCGGTCGACCTGGCCACCGGCGAGGGTCTCGACCCGTTCGGCGGCCTGGCCGACCTGGAGGCGGGGATCGTCCGTGCTGTGGGTCCGGAATCATTCACCGCCGATCCGCTGCGGCTGATGCGGGCGGCGCGCCTGGTCGCACAGTTCGGCTGGCAGATCGACCCGGATACGGTCGAGCTCGGCCTCGCCACTGCCGCACGTGCTGGCGAGCCCGCCGGCGAACGGACCCTGGCCGAGCTCTGTCAGTTGATCGCGGCGGCTGACCCGCCGGCCGGCCTCGGCGCGATGGACCAGCTGGGACTCTTCGAACCGGTGCTGCCGGAGATCGAGGCGCTCAAAGGTGTGGTCCAGGGTCCGAACCACCACCTGGACGTCTACGGGCACACGATCGAGGTACTTGAAGGCGTGCTCAGGATCGAATCCGATCTCGAGACATTCGTCGGCGACAGCGCCGCAGGGGTTCGCGAGCTGCTTGATGAGGATCTCGCGGACGGGGTGTCACGCTCGACCGGACTGCGACTTGCCGCCCTCTTCCACGACTGCGCCAAACCGCAGACCCGAACCGATGAGAACGGGTTCGTCAGCTTCCGCGGTCACGACAGCCAGGGGGCCGAGGCGATCAAGGGGATTTTCAGCCGGCTGAAATCGAGCAACCGTCTGTCCGAGTATGTCGCGGCCCTGGCCCGGCACCACCTGATCCTCGGGTTCATGGTGCCGCAGCGCCCGCTGGACCGGCACCAGGTCTACCGCTACCTGATCCACACCGACCCGGTTTCGATCGACGTGACCCTGCTGACCGTCGCCGATCGCCTGGCCGCCAGGGGGACGAGCAGCATCGCCAACGACAAGATGGTGGCGGGCCACCTCGAATTGGCTTCGGAAATGGTCGCGGACGCGCTCGAGTGGCGCCGCACCGGACCACCGGCCCAGTTCATGCGGGGCGACCAGCTCGCCAAAGAGCTCGGCATCGATCCGGGCCCGGATCTGGGCCGTTTGATCGATGCGCTCGCGGAGGCCCGTTACGCCGGAGAAGTCGATTCTGCAAGCGAAGCTGTGGAATTTGCGCGTCGCTTCCTCGGCTGA
- the infA gene encoding translation initiation factor IF-1 has translation MAKEEKIEMEGEITEALPNTMFRVKLDNDHEVLGHISGKMRRHYIRILPGDRVKIELSPYDLTRGRITYRYK, from the coding sequence ATGGCAAAAGAAGAAAAAATCGAGATGGAGGGCGAAATCACCGAAGCCCTCCCAAATACGATGTTCCGCGTCAAGCTCGACAACGACCACGAGGTCCTCGGGCACATTTCCGGCAAGATGCGCCGGCATTATATCCGCATCCTGCCTGGTGATCGCGTGAAGATCGAACTCTCGCCGTACGACCTCACCCGCGGCCGCATCACCTACCGCTACAAGTAG